A portion of the Bombina bombina isolate aBomBom1 chromosome 9, aBomBom1.pri, whole genome shotgun sequence genome contains these proteins:
- the LOC128639709 gene encoding epidermal differentiation-specific protein-like, which translates to MNKIIVFQKPNFQGLHREFTSTQKDLREWNFSLCISSIKITGQPWLLCEEANCVGARYVYEEGDYSVIQSAMYIQSLELITEDLSKPKITLYSGEKRSKDFTSETNLTYGDFNDKADSCLAHQGVWLLYESTDLKKYIIVRPAQKKVDLNKLFFGKITSYIKPLKPGKAKITTNVLWDQLTKGDEEVEAVKTLSGDNSSSEETEFVVTSSKTVEATMTYSFNFSTSTSLEISGTIKLIGEVSTSVSNTFTYDTGRSQSETVATVVEVEIPAKIPPKSRLKVNVLRKKYTARVPIEVIIERNNSKSTIMGELVCDSGRTIYAEYNVEDM; encoded by the coding sequence ATGAACAAAATTATCGTTTTCCAGAAGCCCAACTTTCAGGGTCTCCACAGGGAATTCACTTCAACCCAGAAGGACCTCAGAGAGTGGAACTTTAGCTTGTGCATTTCATCTATAAAAATTACTGGTCAACCATGGCTGCTCTGTGAAGAAGCCAACTGTGTGGGAGCTAGATATGTGTACGAGGAGGGGGATTACTCTGTGATTCAGTCAGCCATGTATATTCAGAGTCTGGAACTAATTACAGAAGATCTAAGTAAGCCCAAAATTACCCTTTATTCAGGTGAGAAACGCTCTAAAGACTTCACCAGTGAGACAAACTTAACTTATGGGGATTTCAATGACAAAGCAGACAGCTGTCTTGCCCATCAAGGGGTATGGCTCCTCTATGAAAGCACTGatctgaaaaaatatattatagttcgTCCAGCACAAAAGAAGGTAGATCTGAATAAACTCTTTTTCGGTAAAATTACTTCCTATATAAAGCCTCTTAAACCAGGAAAAGCCAAGATTACCACAAATGTTTTATGGGATCAGTTGACCAAAGGGGATGAGGAAGTGGAAGCTGTCAAAACCCTGAGTGGGGATAACTCATCAAGTGAAGAAACAGAATTTGTGGTCACCAGCAGTAAAACAGTAGAAGCCACTATGACATATAGCTTTAACTTTTCCACCAGCACCTCACTGGAAATTTCTGGAACTATCAAACTGATTGGCGAAGTCAGTACCAGTGTCTCCAACACCTTCACCTATGACACAGGGAGATCACAATCTGAGACAGTGGCAACAGTGGTAGAGGTTGAGATACCAGCCAAGATACCGCCAAAGAGTCGGCTTAAAGTCAACGTCTTGAGAAAAAAGTATACAGCACGGGTCCCTATTGAAGTGATCATAGAAAGAAACAATTCTAAAAGCACCATCATGGGAGAGCTGGTATGTGATTC